In Deinococcota bacterium, a single window of DNA contains:
- a CDS encoding serine protein kinase produces the protein MKETGKDAFERLIREDRAATENRQWQGSFLDYLELVRENPGVAKSAHARLYDIIMAPGSADILAGADERGQRLYKDEPLKVYPFFQDEFFGIERVIARIVRYFHAASLRGEESRQVLYLMGPVGAGKSSIVAKLERGLEEAEPFYTIEGSPMQEEPLLLIPRHLRKEFEKMLDVRIEGELSPVTRWRLENDFGGRYEEVGVVSRSFSKRERIGIAVVPPVDPNNQDTSVLIGSEDISKLDQYSEGDPRVLDLNGAFNAGNRGLVEFIEVFKNATEYLHAMITATQEKFVPAPGRHGTVYVDTAIVAHSNEAEWQKFRADHTNEAILDRIVMIKVPYNLRLSEEVKIYQKILHASGFRSHIAPHTLEITAMFAILSRLEPSAKCDLLTKLKLYNGEEVIEKGRSKKVDVRELQGETRREGMSGISTRFVMKAIDGSLSDSPEGITPIHVRETMIKMIRESDFSDDNKKQYLEFLQDTIHKEYLEILEKEITKAFVYAYEEQAETLFQNYLDHAEAYVNTTTVKDRNTREELHPDEAFLKSIEEQIAIVGTAADGFRQEVIGYLWASSRRGQSVSYKSYEPLKEAIEKKLMNSVRDLSRIVTKARTRDEEQREKYDSLVSNLLERGYTPYSADVILKYAANNLWKD, from the coding sequence ATGAAAGAGACAGGAAAAGACGCATTCGAGCGCCTGATCAGAGAGGACCGGGCCGCCACCGAAAACCGGCAGTGGCAAGGCAGCTTCTTGGACTACCTCGAGCTGGTGAGGGAAAACCCTGGCGTCGCCAAGTCGGCACACGCCCGCCTCTACGACATCATCATGGCGCCCGGCAGCGCCGACATATTGGCGGGCGCCGACGAGCGCGGCCAGCGCCTCTACAAGGACGAGCCGCTCAAGGTCTACCCCTTTTTTCAAGACGAGTTCTTTGGCATCGAACGGGTGATCGCTAGGATCGTCCGCTACTTTCACGCCGCCTCCCTGCGCGGCGAGGAGAGCCGCCAGGTGCTCTACCTGATGGGCCCGGTCGGCGCCGGCAAGAGTTCGATCGTCGCCAAGCTCGAGCGCGGCTTGGAAGAGGCCGAGCCCTTCTACACCATCGAGGGCTCGCCCATGCAGGAGGAGCCGCTGCTCCTCATCCCCCGGCACCTGCGCAAGGAGTTCGAGAAGATGCTCGACGTGCGCATCGAGGGCGAGCTCTCGCCGGTGACGCGCTGGCGCCTGGAAAACGACTTCGGCGGCCGCTACGAGGAGGTAGGGGTCGTCAGCCGCAGCTTTTCCAAGCGCGAGCGCATAGGCATCGCGGTGGTGCCGCCGGTCGATCCCAACAACCAGGACACCTCGGTCCTGATCGGCTCCGAGGACATCTCCAAGCTCGACCAGTACTCCGAGGGCGACCCGCGGGTCTTGGACTTAAACGGCGCCTTCAACGCCGGCAACCGCGGCTTAGTCGAGTTCATCGAGGTCTTTAAAAACGCCACCGAATACCTCCACGCCATGATCACCGCCACCCAGGAGAAGTTCGTGCCCGCGCCGGGCCGCCACGGCACCGTCTACGTCGACACCGCTATCGTAGCGCACTCCAACGAGGCGGAGTGGCAGAAGTTCAGGGCCGACCACACCAACGAGGCGATCTTAGACCGCATCGTCATGATCAAGGTGCCTTACAACTTAAGGCTCTCCGAAGAGGTCAAGATCTACCAGAAGATCCTGCACGCGTCGGGCTTCAGGTCGCACATCGCGCCCCACACCCTGGAGATCACCGCGATGTTCGCGATTCTAAGCCGGCTCGAGCCCAGCGCCAAGTGCGACCTGTTGACCAAGCTGAAGCTCTACAACGGCGAAGAGGTGATCGAGAAGGGTCGCAGCAAAAAGGTCGATGTCCGCGAACTCCAGGGCGAGACGCGGCGCGAGGGCATGAGCGGCATCTCGACGCGCTTCGTCATGAAGGCCATCGACGGCTCTCTCTCCGACTCCCCCGAGGGCATCACCCCCATCCACGTCCGCGAGACCATGATCAAGATGATCCGCGAGAGCGACTTTTCCGACGACAACAAAAAGCAGTACCTCGAGTTCCTGCAAGACACCATCCACAAGGAGTACCTGGAGATCCTCGAAAAAGAAATCACCAAGGCCTTTGTCTACGCCTACGAGGAGCAGGCCGAGACGCTCTTTCAGAACTACCTGGACCACGCCGAGGCCTACGTCAACACCACCACCGTCAAGGACCGCAACACCCGCGAGGAGCTGCACCCCGACGAAGCGTTCCTGAAGTCCATCGAGGAGCAGATCGCTATCGTCGGCACCGCCGCCGACGGCTTCCGCCAGGAGGTGATCGGCTACTTGTGGGCCAGCAGCCGGCGCGGCCAGAGCGTCTCCTACAAGAGCTACGAGCCGCTCAAGGAGGCCATCGAGAAAAAGCTCATGAACTCGGTGCGCGACCTCTCCCGCATCGTCACCAAGGCTCGGACCCGCGACGAGGAGCAACGCGAGAAGTACGACAGCCTGGTGAGCAACCTGCTCGAGCGCGGCTACACCCCCTACTCCGCCGACGTTATCCTGAAGTACGCGGCCAACAATCTCTGGAAGGATTGA
- the fumC gene encoding class II fumarate hydratase, whose amino-acid sequence MDYRSERDTMGEIRVPADRYWGAQTQRSLENFKIGGQKMPLEIIRAFAILKKAAALTNAELTDFPRDKAEIIARVCDEVIRGELDDHFPLVVWQTGSGTQSNMNVNEVISNRATELLGGEIGSQTPVHPNDDVNKSQSSNDTFPTAMHIAAYAAVSEETLPQIRRLQDTFAAKSKAFMEVVKIGRTHLMDATPLTLGQELSGYAAQLQRGAETVTDSLKHLRELALGGTAVGTGLNAPEGFAERVAERVAELTGHPFVTAENKFEALSAHDAIVEASGALRRVAVSLMTIANNIRLLASGPRSGIGEILIPENEPGSSIMPGKVNPTQAEAMTMVCAQVIGNDTAVAVAGTHGHFQLNVFKPVMIYNLLTSARLLGDACASFNDHLAVGIEPNRARIKAQLDNSLMLVTALNTHIGYDKAAQIAKKAHAENSTLKQAAVTLGYLTEEEFDRIVVPEKMVGKVKAED is encoded by the coding sequence GTGGACTACCGCAGCGAACGAGACACCATGGGCGAGATCCGGGTTCCCGCCGACCGCTACTGGGGCGCGCAGACGCAGCGCTCCCTGGAGAACTTCAAGATCGGCGGGCAGAAGATGCCCTTAGAGATCATCCGCGCCTTTGCGATCCTCAAAAAGGCCGCCGCGCTCACCAACGCCGAGCTGACCGACTTTCCCAGGGACAAGGCCGAGATCATCGCCAGAGTCTGCGACGAGGTAATCCGCGGCGAGCTCGACGACCACTTCCCGCTGGTGGTGTGGCAGACGGGCTCGGGCACTCAGTCGAACATGAACGTCAACGAGGTGATCTCGAACCGCGCCACCGAACTCCTGGGCGGCGAGATCGGCTCGCAGACGCCCGTTCACCCCAACGACGACGTGAACAAGTCGCAGTCGTCGAACGACACCTTCCCCACCGCCATGCACATCGCCGCCTACGCCGCCGTCAGCGAGGAGACGCTGCCGCAAATCCGCAGGCTCCAGGACACCTTCGCGGCCAAGTCCAAAGCCTTTATGGAGGTGGTCAAGATCGGCCGCACCCACCTGATGGACGCCACCCCCCTGACCTTGGGCCAGGAGCTGTCGGGCTACGCCGCGCAGCTTCAGCGGGGCGCGGAAACCGTAACGGACTCTCTCAAGCACCTGCGCGAGCTGGCCCTGGGCGGCACCGCGGTGGGCACTGGCCTGAACGCGCCCGAGGGCTTTGCCGAGCGGGTGGCCGAGCGGGTGGCCGAGCTGACCGGGCATCCCTTCGTCACCGCCGAAAACAAGTTCGAGGCTCTCTCGGCCCACGACGCCATCGTCGAGGCCTCGGGAGCGCTCAGGCGCGTAGCGGTCAGCCTGATGACGATCGCCAACAACATCCGTTTGCTGGCCTCGGGCCCGCGGAGCGGCATCGGCGAAATCCTGATCCCCGAGAACGAGCCCGGCTCGTCGATCATGCCCGGCAAGGTCAACCCCACCCAGGCCGAGGCGATGACCATGGTCTGCGCCCAGGTGATCGGCAATGATACGGCGGTCGCGGTCGCGGGCACGCACGGCCACTTTCAGCTCAACGTCTTCAAGCCGGTGATGATCTACAACCTGCTCACCTCGGCGCGGCTCCTGGGTGACGCCTGCGCCTCCTTCAACGACCATCTGGCGGTCGGCATCGAGCCCAACCGGGCGCGCATCAAAGCGCAGCTCGACAACTCGCTCATGCTGGTGACCGCCTTAAACACCCACATCGGCTACGACAAGGCGGCGCAGATCGCCAAAAAGGCCCACGCCGAGAACAGCACCCTCAAGCAGGCCGCCGTCACGCTCGGCTATCTGACGGAGGAGGAGTTCGACAGGATCGTGGTGCCGGAGAAGATGGTGGGAAAGGTCAAGGCCGAGGACTGA
- a CDS encoding PEGA domain-containing protein codes for MKKALARLVVPLVVLLAALAAASTQAQDFNVIVSPRSIIVNPEPAFGVEVWVDRDRSGQDTPSYTIGDSIRIGVSVSEDAYVYLFSVRSTGEIQQILPNRQDPASQDNFMRAGETRTFPPDGARYSFTVGGPTGLDRVIAVASQRPLDTSTLADFAAGANFATSDLGQEGFARSLSIIVEPLPQEAWVTDTALFHVVRAGQAAPAALYGTLDIRSEPAGARAFVDGQYVGTTPVRYGAEAGSREVRIEREGYEPFRSSVNLRGGSTQLVEAGLSPIRRTGTVSFSSQPRGAEVLVGGSSLGTTPLGGLTFDEGSYQARFRVSGYEDRVVDFRVQAGTSQTVSTELRALRGTLIVTGNVGGARVY; via the coding sequence ATGAAAAAGGCACTTGCCCGTTTGGTCGTACCCCTGGTCGTACTGCTCGCCGCCTTGGCCGCGGCATCGACCCAGGCCCAAGACTTCAATGTGATCGTCAGTCCCCGCTCCATCATCGTCAACCCGGAGCCCGCCTTTGGGGTCGAGGTGTGGGTCGACCGTGACCGTTCGGGTCAGGACACCCCGAGCTATACCATCGGCGACAGCATCCGCATCGGCGTGAGCGTCAGCGAGGATGCCTACGTCTACCTCTTCAGCGTGCGCTCGACGGGCGAGATCCAGCAGATTCTGCCCAACCGCCAGGATCCGGCCAGCCAGGACAACTTCATGCGCGCCGGTGAGACGCGGACCTTCCCGCCCGACGGGGCGCGCTACAGCTTCACGGTCGGCGGCCCCACCGGCCTCGACCGGGTGATCGCCGTCGCCAGCCAGCGCCCCCTCGACACCAGCACCTTGGCGGACTTCGCGGCGGGCGCCAACTTCGCCACCAGCGACCTCGGCCAGGAGGGCTTTGCCAGGAGCCTGTCGATCATCGTCGAGCCCCTGCCTCAGGAGGCGTGGGTGACCGACACGGCACTCTTTCACGTCGTCCGCGCCGGCCAGGCGGCGCCCGCCGCGCTCTATGGCACGCTCGACATCCGCTCCGAGCCCGCGGGCGCCCGCGCCTTTGTCGACGGTCAGTACGTCGGCACCACGCCGGTTCGCTACGGCGCCGAGGCGGGCAGCCGCGAGGTGCGCATCGAGCGCGAGGGCTATGAGCCCTTCCGCTCCAGCGTCAACCTCCGCGGGGGCAGCACCCAGCTCGTCGAGGCCGGACTCAGCCCCATCCGCCGCACCGGCACGGTGAGCTTCAGCTCCCAACCGCGCGGCGCCGAGGTGCTGGTCGGCGGCAGCAGCCTCGGCACCACGCCTCTCGGCGGCCTGACCTTCGACGAGGGCAGCTACCAGGCCCGCTTCCGGGTTTCCGGTTATGAAGACCGGGTGGTGGACTTTCGCGTCCAGGCGGGCACCAGCCAGACGGTGTCGACCGAACTCCGCGCCCTGCGCGGCACGCTCATCGTGACCGGCAACGTCGGCGGCGCCCGGGTCTATAT
- a CDS encoding SpoVR family protein, producing the protein MSWSIESLADWDARIRDKALEFGLDPFPQEFEICDHHEMLSAMAYHGMPSHYPHWSYGKSFEKLKTLYDYGVSGLPYEMVINANPSLAYLMRDNSLLLQILTIAHVYGHNDFFRHNFTFSHTRPEYVLAKFRGHAGRVRAYSEDPSIGPNGVERVLDAAHALSLQCRRNLSIKKLPYEEERRRLALAARPREHPYDALHKRAEPEEPDPHKVPPSPEEDLLLFIRDHNRFLEAWERDLLTIVVEQTQYFIPQIETKIMNEGWASFWHREILNSLDLPQDLYLEFLVRHNQVLRPIPGGLNPYHLGLKVWDDLLSRADQPTPEEREVYGQAGGEDFAKLFEVRAADRDVSFLRRFLTQPLMQALDLFEYQTRGDEQVVAEVSDEEGWRQVKKTLLRGVGMGGVPVIKVEDADHGRSGALYLRHYHDGRDLHQGYGERTLAHLYELWGRKVVLETVLGGKKAVFSFDDNGFSSRAF; encoded by the coding sequence GTGAGCTGGAGCATCGAGAGCTTGGCGGACTGGGACGCGCGCATCCGCGACAAGGCCCTGGAGTTTGGCTTGGATCCTTTCCCGCAGGAGTTCGAGATCTGCGACCACCACGAGATGCTGAGCGCCATGGCCTACCACGGCATGCCCAGCCACTACCCGCACTGGTCCTACGGCAAGTCTTTCGAGAAGCTCAAGACGCTCTACGACTACGGCGTCTCCGGCTTGCCCTACGAGATGGTCATCAACGCCAACCCCTCCTTGGCCTACCTCATGCGCGACAATTCCTTGCTCCTGCAGATCCTCACCATCGCCCACGTCTACGGCCACAACGACTTTTTCAGGCACAACTTCACCTTCAGCCACACGCGCCCGGAGTACGTGCTCGCCAAGTTCAGGGGGCACGCCGGCCGCGTCCGCGCCTACAGCGAAGACCCCTCGATCGGCCCGAACGGGGTCGAGCGCGTTCTGGACGCCGCCCACGCCCTGTCGCTGCAGTGCCGCCGCAACCTGTCGATAAAGAAACTCCCCTACGAGGAGGAGCGGCGCAGGCTGGCACTGGCGGCCAGGCCGCGCGAGCACCCTTACGACGCCCTGCACAAGCGGGCCGAGCCAGAAGAGCCCGACCCCCACAAGGTCCCGCCCTCGCCCGAAGAGGACCTGCTGCTCTTCATCCGCGACCACAACCGCTTTTTGGAAGCGTGGGAAAGGGACCTCCTCACCATCGTTGTTGAACAGACCCAGTACTTCATCCCGCAGATCGAGACCAAGATCATGAATGAAGGCTGGGCCAGCTTTTGGCACCGCGAAATCTTAAACAGCCTGGACCTCCCCCAGGACCTCTACCTCGAGTTCCTGGTCCGTCACAACCAGGTCTTGCGGCCCATCCCCGGCGGGCTCAACCCCTATCACCTGGGCCTCAAGGTCTGGGACGACCTCTTGAGCCGCGCCGACCAGCCCACGCCCGAGGAACGTGAAGTCTATGGGCAGGCGGGGGGCGAGGACTTCGCCAAGCTCTTCGAGGTGCGCGCCGCCGACCGTGACGTCTCCTTTCTGCGCCGCTTTCTCACTCAGCCGCTCATGCAGGCGCTCGACCTCTTCGAGTACCAGACCAGGGGCGACGAGCAGGTCGTCGCCGAGGTCTCGGACGAAGAGGGCTGGCGGCAGGTCAAGAAGACCCTGCTCAGGGGCGTGGGCATGGGCGGCGTTCCGGTCATCAAGGTCGAGGATGCGGACCACGGCAGGAGCGGCGCGCTCTACCTGCGGCACTACCACGACGGGCGCGACCTGCACCAGGGCTACGGCGAGCGGACCCTGGCCCACCTCTACGAGCTCTGGGGCCGGAAAGTGGTCCTGGAGACGGTTCTCGGGGGCAAAAAGGCCGTCTTTAGTTTCGACGACAACGGCTTTTCCAGTCGGGCGTTCTAG
- a CDS encoding outer membrane lipoprotein carrier protein LolA, translated as MTAPRPLILFLALVASPLAAAQDLGSEEILENLRSTAEALTDVRFVLSGELQEGDGSVIALELEVAAIPDLQLARAEFVLPDALADNIVIVDGDAVYNYLFLTNQITILSADDPDALGDLIEVPSEGADLDLSFDVSALFEGWDVEVLGYEESPVGDVYNLRFSNQNLGAEVSHVEAQVVDGEWVPYRLTLFDIDGSILTTLVFTDLVKDPGLEPAALRALPADAEVFDER; from the coding sequence ATGACTGCACCGAGACCTTTGATTCTCTTCCTCGCCCTGGTGGCCTCGCCGCTGGCCGCCGCGCAGGACCTCGGCAGCGAAGAGATTCTGGAAAACTTGAGAAGCACCGCCGAAGCCCTCACCGACGTGCGCTTCGTCCTGAGCGGCGAGCTTCAAGAAGGCGACGGCTCGGTGATTGCCCTCGAGCTCGAGGTCGCGGCCATTCCCGACCTCCAGCTCGCTCGCGCCGAGTTCGTCTTACCCGACGCGCTCGCCGACAACATCGTCATTGTCGACGGCGACGCCGTCTACAACTACCTCTTCTTGACCAACCAGATCACCATCTTGAGCGCCGACGATCCCGACGCCCTGGGCGACCTCATCGAGGTTCCCAGCGAAGGCGCCGACCTCGACCTCTCCTTCGACGTGAGCGCCCTCTTCGAGGGCTGGGACGTCGAGGTGCTCGGCTACGAGGAGAGCCCTGTCGGTGACGTCTACAACTTGCGCTTCAGCAACCAGAACCTGGGCGCCGAGGTGAGCCACGTCGAGGCGCAGGTGGTGGACGGCGAGTGGGTGCCCTACCGGCTGACCCTCTTCGACATCGACGGCAGCATCCTCACCACGCTCGTCTTCACCGATCTCGTCAAAGACCCCGGGCTCGAGCCGGCCGCCCTACGCGCGCTGCCCGCCGACGCCGAGGTCTTCGATGAAAGGTAG
- a CDS encoding DUF444 family protein: MPTVFRPYRPSDAERSDRSAGDRLRHRQKVRESIRENIADIIAEEAIIGQDRDRVIKVPLRGVKEYRFVYGDNTPGAAQGDGDAQPGQVLKRGERQGQGEEAGDRPGQDYYETDITLEELIEIMFEDLELPELEQKAMRQLASERVAKRKGYQPAGIRVRLDKRRTVRAKLRREVASRRRHGGEGQGGEAEGDEGSAARLPFYKNDLTYRRMVTDTRPESNAVVICIMDTSGSMDTLKKYLARSFFFLLHAFVSAKYQNVEVVFVAHHTEAREVSEEEFFHKGESGGTFVSSGYVKALEVIAARYHPSLWNVYAFHCSDGDNFSSDNEAALRAAEALCEVCNLFGYGEIKPRGLHRYESSLLNLFRRLEADNYQTVLIEEKEDIWPSFRAFLSKDRGQRQAVSR; the protein is encoded by the coding sequence ATGCCCACCGTCTTCCGCCCCTACCGCCCCTCCGACGCCGAGCGCAGCGACCGCTCTGCGGGCGACCGGCTCAGGCACCGCCAGAAGGTGCGCGAGTCGATCCGCGAGAACATCGCCGACATCATCGCCGAGGAGGCGATCATCGGCCAGGACAGGGACCGGGTCATCAAGGTGCCGCTCAGGGGCGTCAAGGAGTACCGCTTCGTCTACGGCGACAACACCCCGGGCGCGGCCCAAGGGGACGGCGACGCCCAGCCGGGCCAGGTGCTAAAGAGGGGCGAGCGCCAAGGACAGGGCGAGGAGGCCGGCGACCGCCCCGGCCAGGACTACTACGAGACCGACATCACCCTAGAAGAGCTCATCGAGATCATGTTCGAGGACTTGGAACTGCCCGAGCTCGAGCAGAAGGCCATGCGCCAGCTAGCAAGTGAGCGGGTCGCCAAGCGCAAGGGTTACCAGCCGGCCGGCATCCGCGTCCGCCTCGACAAGCGGCGCACGGTGCGCGCCAAGCTGCGCCGCGAGGTCGCCTCGAGGCGTCGCCATGGCGGTGAGGGCCAAGGCGGAGAGGCCGAGGGCGATGAGGGCAGCGCGGCGCGTCTCCCCTTTTACAAGAACGACCTCACCTACCGGCGCATGGTCACCGACACCCGGCCCGAATCGAACGCCGTGGTGATCTGCATCATGGACACCTCGGGCTCGATGGACACCCTCAAAAAGTATCTGGCCCGCTCCTTTTTCTTCCTGCTCCACGCCTTCGTGTCGGCAAAGTACCAGAACGTCGAGGTGGTCTTCGTCGCTCACCACACCGAGGCGCGCGAGGTGAGCGAGGAGGAGTTCTTTCACAAGGGCGAGTCGGGCGGCACCTTCGTCTCCTCGGGCTACGTAAAGGCCCTGGAGGTAATCGCCGCGCGCTACCACCCGTCCTTGTGGAACGTCTACGCCTTTCACTGCTCGGACGGCGACAACTTCTCTTCGGACAACGAGGCGGCCTTGCGCGCGGCGGAGGCGCTCTGCGAGGTCTGCAACCTGTTCGGCTACGGCGAGATCAAGCCGCGCGGCCTGCACCGCTACGAGAGCTCGCTCCTAAACCTCTTTCGCAGGCTCGAGGCGGACAACTACCAGACCGTCCTGATCGAAGAAAAAGAAGACATCTGGCCGAGCTTCAGGGCTTTTTTGAGCAAGGATCGCGGCCAGCGGCAGGCGGTGAGCCGGTGA
- a CDS encoding DUF58 domain-containing protein, translating into MISERSRAVLDRYALASRALSRLSGERIASEAGQSVEFHDFRPYQPGDELRYVDWRVYGRTGKLFTRLFQAERNIAVYILLDTSPSMALGGKADYSRSVAELLAYAAHRDAVSQVHLFDGSQSPQGRGRGHVPGAWSFIDAAPVLEGAEHAPSAAITRFALSAGRRAGPGLALVVSDLFDETSLQTSLAALRYRGFDASFLQVMSAADLEPESSQLEIIDAESGERLLVGPAEVRAYREAVGRFVAKTRAAIMQAGFRHILLKVGGQDENAIEQGAFAALLRAGILVKR; encoded by the coding sequence GTGATCAGCGAACGCAGCCGCGCCGTCCTCGACCGTTACGCCCTGGCCTCGAGGGCCTTGAGCCGCCTGTCGGGCGAGCGCATCGCCTCCGAAGCGGGCCAGAGCGTCGAGTTCCACGACTTCAGGCCCTACCAGCCGGGCGATGAGCTCAGGTACGTGGACTGGCGCGTCTACGGCCGCACCGGCAAGCTCTTCACCCGGCTCTTCCAGGCCGAGCGCAACATCGCCGTCTACATCCTTCTGGACACCAGCCCCAGCATGGCCTTGGGCGGCAAGGCCGACTACTCGCGCAGCGTCGCCGAACTCCTCGCCTACGCCGCCCACCGCGACGCGGTGAGCCAGGTCCACCTCTTCGACGGCTCGCAGAGCCCCCAGGGCCGGGGCCGGGGGCATGTGCCCGGCGCCTGGTCGTTTATAGACGCGGCGCCCGTTCTGGAGGGCGCCGAGCACGCGCCCTCCGCGGCCATCACGCGTTTTGCCCTCTCGGCCGGCCGCCGCGCCGGGCCGGGGCTGGCCCTGGTCGTCTCCGACCTCTTCGACGAGACCAGCCTGCAGACCTCGCTCGCCGCTTTGCGCTATAGGGGTTTCGACGCCAGCTTTTTGCAGGTGATGTCGGCAGCCGACCTGGAGCCCGAGAGCTCGCAGCTCGAGATAATCGACGCCGAGAGCGGCGAGAGGCTCTTAGTCGGCCCCGCCGAGGTGCGGGCCTACCGCGAGGCGGTAGGCCGCTTCGTGGCCAAAACGCGCGCCGCCATCATGCAGGCGGGCTTTCGCCACATCCTCCTCAAGGTGGGCGGCCAGGATGAGAACGCCATCGAGCAGGGGGCCTTTGCCGCCCTCCTGCGCGCGGGCATCCTGGTCAAGCGCTAG
- a CDS encoding GNAT family N-acetyltransferase, whose product MKPLSSGRVLLRPLDELDAHAWRRVHAHFRDRDIAHLNGTPPSRMPLWLLKRILRADSRRSDRQSYGIFDEIGDYIGTIELYDIGAAAATLGIIIGERSHWGRGYGPEAIAALLQHAFETMRLSRVRLSTFGDNARAQLAFKKVGFAERRRYTNRAGRIDVEMDISAEAWLERRSRPPAPAEAVPGAPGGVSLEP is encoded by the coding sequence ATGAAGCCGCTCAGCTCGGGGCGGGTGCTGCTGAGACCCTTGGACGAGCTCGACGCGCACGCTTGGCGCCGCGTCCACGCCCACTTCCGCGACCGCGACATCGCCCACTTGAACGGCACCCCGCCCAGCCGCATGCCGCTCTGGCTGCTCAAACGCATCCTTCGCGCCGACAGCCGCCGCTCCGACCGGCAGTCCTACGGCATCTTCGACGAGATCGGCGACTACATCGGCACCATCGAGCTCTACGACATCGGCGCGGCGGCGGCGACCCTGGGCATCATCATCGGCGAGCGCAGCCACTGGGGCCGGGGCTACGGCCCGGAGGCGATCGCCGCGCTCTTGCAGCACGCCTTTGAGACCATGAGGCTCAGCCGGGTGCGCCTCAGCACCTTCGGCGACAACGCCCGCGCCCAGCTCGCCTTCAAAAAGGTAGGTTTCGCCGAGCGGCGCCGCTACACCAACCGCGCGGGCCGTATAGACGTGGAGATGGACATCAGCGCCGAGGCGTGGCTCGAGCGCCGTTCGCGGCCGCCCGCTCCCGCCGAGGCCGTACCCGGAGCGCCCGGAGGCGTTAGCCTCGAGCCCTGA
- a CDS encoding MoxR family ATPase, whose amino-acid sequence MQTEQDFTSFGDKFRILRRGIGRVIIGQEEVVEDLLITVVAGGHALIEGAPGLGKTRLVRAFAEATSLKFGRVQFTPDLMPADVTGSTVFVEEGGNPRFEFQKGPVFANVLLADEINRATPKTQSALLEAMQERAVTVSGESYPLPRPFITLATQNPLEMEGTYPLPEAQLDRFLFKILIGRPDSQTLRKVLEATTGGEEMALSPVFSQLELLDLQAMVRAVPIASSALDYVVRLTEASHEHKLVRLGASPRGAQAMVLAAKGYALAAGRPNVEFEDIERAAKPALRHRLILSFEAEVEGALADDIIAEFLKKVSK is encoded by the coding sequence GTGCAGACAGAGCAGGACTTTACCAGCTTTGGAGACAAGTTCAGGATCCTGCGCCGGGGCATCGGCCGGGTCATCATCGGTCAGGAGGAGGTGGTCGAGGACCTGTTGATCACCGTGGTGGCCGGGGGGCACGCGCTCATCGAGGGCGCGCCGGGCCTGGGCAAGACGCGCCTGGTGCGGGCCTTTGCCGAGGCGACCAGCCTGAAGTTCGGCCGGGTGCAGTTCACGCCCGACCTCATGCCCGCCGACGTGACCGGCTCGACCGTCTTCGTCGAGGAGGGAGGCAACCCGCGCTTCGAGTTTCAAAAGGGGCCGGTCTTCGCCAACGTCCTCTTGGCCGACGAGATCAACCGCGCCACGCCCAAGACCCAGTCGGCGCTGCTAGAGGCGATGCAGGAGCGCGCCGTCACCGTCTCGGGCGAGAGCTACCCTCTGCCCAGGCCCTTTATCACTCTAGCGACGCAAAACCCGCTCGAGATGGAAGGCACCTATCCGCTGCCCGAGGCGCAGCTCGACCGCTTTCTCTTTAAGATCCTGATCGGGCGGCCCGACAGCCAGACCCTGCGCAAGGTGCTCGAGGCCACCACCGGCGGTGAGGAGATGGCGCTCAGCCCCGTCTTCAGTCAGCTCGAGCTGCTCGACTTGCAGGCGATGGTGCGCGCCGTGCCGATCGCCTCCTCCGCGCTCGACTACGTGGTGCGGCTCACCGAGGCCAGCCACGAGCACAAGCTGGTGCGCTTGGGCGCCAGCCCCAGAGGCGCCCAGGCGATGGTGCTGGCCGCCAAGGGCTACGCGCTCGCCGCGGGCCGGCCCAACGTCGAGTTCGAGGACATCGAGCGCGCCGCCAAGCCCGCCCTGCGCCACCGCCTCATCCTCTCCTTCGAGGCCGAGGTCGAGGGCGCCTTGGCCGACGACATCATCGCCGAGTTTCTCAAAAAGGTGTCGAAGTGA